GGAATCGGAACACAGTTTAGTGccgaaacaaacaaacgagACGAAGATGAAGAAATGTGCGTCAAGCTAGACatctttcgaataaaattgacagttaatgtttaaaaattttcaacaaatgacTTTCAACTGAATTCAGGATGAAGTACATTGAGGAACAGTTGTCGAagcgtaaaaacaaaaatcccaGCACAAGCGATGCCAATGGTGATGGAGACGGTGGTAGTTATTGCTCACCTGAAGAAGCAGCTCTACAAGCTGTACCTGAACACTTGCGACAAAGTTCAACTAATAGAAGCGAGGAAATGCTTTCGAATCAAATGCTGTCTGGCATACCAGAAGTTGACCTTGGGATAGAGTAAGTACAATCGCCTTGTGAACAGTTACAAGTATTTCTCTCTGGCAAACCTTGGCATGTCACTGAAACGATGTATTTCAGAGCCAAGATACGGAATATAGAAGCTACCGAAGAAGCGAAACTTAAACTGCTCTGGGAAAGACACAGGAAAAAGGATGGACCTTCTCAATTCGTTCCCACGAACATGGCTGTTAACTTCGTTCAACACAATCGATGTAAAGACTTTCGAAATTTAGATCATATACTTTCACAGAACAGCCGAATTATGCAAATTTGATTTTAGCAGCAATGAATGCAAGTTCCAAAGAAATTGAGTCATGAACAGTAGAATTAACGCATATTCCGTGTACCTGTGAAATTTTACGTCTATCGTCGTATAAGAATATGATTTCTATCATACATTTTTAATGAGGTGTACAAtaaggaataatttttttttcaaacaaactaattttttacagtcaATATTGAAGACTCCGAAGTACAGAAGGGAAAGCGAGACGCTGAGGAAAGAAAGAGACTCGCAGCTCGGAACGACGATGCTAAAGGAAAGCGGAAAGATAATGGAGAAAAAGCAACGGACGATTATCATTACGAACGATTCAAGAAACAGTTTCGtagattttaaatttttagtaaACACTAGACGTAATATATTTACTGtacatttgaatttgaatcaaagatacatatgtatttgtCAATATATATTATGACAACAATTTGCATTTAATCCCTTTCAAGAAAACTCATCTAAATCATAcctcataaaaaaaaaaaaccgtggGCGGTACGTCAATTCTTTATAatggtaaataaattattcacttGTGTCGCACGAGATTTATAATCGGTGTGAAACTATatcggtaataataataacattttgTGCGATCAAATTGCCTGGAATGactaaaataatcaatttttgattaaGTTGATaatgatcgaaaaaaatatatttttccaactCGATTATTTCTCTTCAAAATCGGTTTTTGTTGTTTATCCTCATGAACGACGCAATACGttatcaatttatgtgattaaCAGTATCAatcattatcattgtcttaTTTACTAAGTACATACCTATTTGatataataagtgaaaaataaatgaaaatttttgcttgtAATTGCAagtattttgaatgaaactttaaattataaaaaaacttttccaccaTTCAGACTACGTACTGAAATTCACGAAACGTTGTTTTCAAATGCaccatttcaaaaaaatacgaattaatcgattaatcgattcatttttaccgatttAATCGAGTCatgtttgattatttttttgactcgattaatttttagcTCAGTTATCATCGCTAAATCGCTAGTTCGTATCGTACGGCAAGATAACGTCGTAGTAGATAGTGGTGAACGTAAAAGAGGAGCAAAAGGATGACCGGTATTTTTACTAATAAACGGTTTTGCAATGAGCAGAATTACGATTGGAACACTgaacgagaaagaaaattaaactaaTTTGTGCATATTGtgcatattatttatgtacccACGCTACGTCGATTCCGAACCATTTTTTTAAGAGAAAACATTTTCTAAACTGGAACAGGAGTTTCTGCTGAGGTACATATTGAACTTTGAATAAATGAGTTAAACGCAAAAAcgttatttatgaaaatttgtacataggattatgaaaaattgcgtTGTTAACGTAGCAGAACTAACAATTAATCATCAAAATGAGTATACAACAGGTAATTATTatagtaaatatatttttaaatctgacaAGTCTTTTAAGTCCTGACACAAAAGTACCGACCGCGTTGCAGGATTTTACCGTCGATGAAGATAAGAcctaaaaaattatcatttcaaCAAAGTTGT
This is a stretch of genomic DNA from Neodiprion fabricii isolate iyNeoFabr1 chromosome 2, iyNeoFabr1.1, whole genome shotgun sequence. It encodes these proteins:
- the LOC124176576 gene encoding telomere length and silencing protein 1 homolog isoform X2, translating into MMMILTVKERRGRLDEMKTIQKLRQRPHGVNIAGLALGEKVTADSTSDPFNVKNGGMVNMAALKNTKLKQPDDAYDTGIGTQFSAETNKRDEDEEMMKYIEEQLSKRKNKNPSTSDANGDGDGGSYCSPEEAALQAVPEHLRQSSTNRSEEMLSNQMLSGIPEVDLGIEAKIRNIEATEEAKLKLLWERHRKKDGPSQFVPTNMAVNFVQHNRFNIEDSEVQKGKRDAEERKRLAARNDDAKGKRKDNGEKATDDYHYERFKKQFRRF
- the LOC124176576 gene encoding telomere length and silencing protein 1 homolog isoform X1, whose product is MSGTEESTSKIQFKKKKVKSLRKRAGSSDDDDSDGERETVRGRLDEMKTIQKLRQRPHGVNIAGLALGEKVTADSTSDPFNVKNGGMVNMAALKNTKLKQPDDAYDTGIGTQFSAETNKRDEDEEMMKYIEEQLSKRKNKNPSTSDANGDGDGGSYCSPEEAALQAVPEHLRQSSTNRSEEMLSNQMLSGIPEVDLGIEAKIRNIEATEEAKLKLLWERHRKKDGPSQFVPTNMAVNFVQHNRFNIEDSEVQKGKRDAEERKRLAARNDDAKGKRKDNGEKATDDYHYERFKKQFRRF